Genomic segment of Streptomyces alboniger:
CGGCCCTGCTCACCTCCGCCGACTCCAACGGTCACGGCTGCTAGGGCGGGATCCGCGAGGCTCCGCTCGCCCCGCCCGCTACGACCGCGTCCACACCGCCACGCGATCGACCATCATCGGGTGCCCCGGCTCCGTCGCCGGCGTCGGTGTCGCGCGGCCCGCGACGCCGTTCGGGAACGCGCCGCCCATCGCCACGTTCAGCAGGATGAAGTAGCCCCCGTGGGACGTCATGTCGTGCCACGTCCTCGCCGAGAAGCGGTCCTGGCCGAGGGCGTGGTAGCGCTCGCCGTCGACGTACCAGCGCAACTGGTTCGGCGTCACCGACCGGTCCCACTCGAAGCGGTACGTATGGAACGCCGACTGGCAGCTCGCCCGTGGGCAGGGGCGGCTCGCGCCGAGGCCCTGGGACTCGTTGCAGTCGCCGCCCGGGTTCACCCCGCAGTGCAGCACGCCCCATACGGCGTTGACGCCGTTCACGTTCTCCATGACGTCGAACTCGCCGATGGAGGGCCAGTTCTGGTAATTGCCGCGGTAGGGCGAGCCCAGTGCCCAGAACGCGGGCCAGTAACCGAGCGCCGCGTCACCGGTGACGCCGGGCATCCGGATGCGGGCCTCGATGGCCAGCACCCCGCCCTCGGGCGCCTTGAAGTCGGCGCGCCTCGATTCGATCCGCGCGGAGGTCCACCGGCCCGACGCGTCCCGGCGCGGGGTGATCCGCAGGTGGCCCGCTCCGTCGGTGCTCAGGTTGTCCGGCGAGTTCGTGTACCGCTGGATCTCGCCCGTGCCCCAATTGGGCGGGCCGCCCGGGTAGTTGTGGCCCAGGTCGACCTGCCAGTTCGCGGCGGAGGGCCCGGCGCCCGCCGGCCCGTTGAAGTCGTCGCTCCACCTCAGCGTCCAGCCGGGGCCGCGCGCGGGCGCGTCACCGCGCGCCGACCCGGGCAGCATCAGCGCCCCGAGCAGGCCGAGGGCGGCGAGGGCGGCCAGCAGCGGGGTCGTCCGGCGCGGGTGGGCGGCGTGCGGGACTGCCTGCCGGCCGGAGACCGTGCGGATCGTGGGGGGTGTGGGGGTTGTGGGGATGGTCGGGATCGTGCTCATCGTGCACCTCCGTGGGGGCGGGAGTGTGGCGGTGAGAGCGCTCTCAGAGTGGTGCTGCTGGTTTTGTAGTTGTGGCCGGGCGGCGCGTCAATGGCCCCGGTGCGTCGATTTCCCGAAGGCGGCGCACCGACACCGGGCCTACGGGACCCCAACTGCCGCCTCACGTACCGTGGATGAATGAGCGTCATGGACGAGCAAGCCCCCGCCGGAGTGCGCGTCGACTTCTGGTTCGACCCCGTCTGCCCGTACACGTGGATCACCTCGCGGTGGCTCCGCGAGGTGGAGCGGGTGCGGGACATCGCCGTGCGGTGGCGGGTGATGAGCCTGGCGGTCCTGAACGAGGGCCGGGACGTCGACCCGGAGGACCCCGAGGGGCTGTACGGGGAGTACATGAAGGCGCCCGGCCGGGTCTGCGCCGCGGTGCGCGAGCGGCACGGCAACGCGGCCCTCGGACGGTACCTCGACGCCCTCGGGGTCCGGCTCCACGAGCGGCAGGACTGGTCGGGCATGACGGCCGCGCTCGCCGAGGCGGGGCTCCCCGCGGACCTGGAGTCCGTGGCGATGACCACGGAGTACGACGCGGTGGTGCGGGCCTCGCACGAGGAGGCCGTGGCGCTGGTGGGCGAGGACGTCGGTACGCCGGTGCTCGCCGTCGAGGTGGCGGGGGCGCTGTTCGGCCCCGTCGTGTCCCCGGCTCCCAGGGGCGAGGCGGCCGGGCGGCTGTGGGACGGGGTGGTGCTGATGTCCGGGGTGGAGTGCTTCCACGAGTTCAAGCGGCCCTACGGATCCCCGGACTTCGGCTGACGCCCCGCGGTAACCCCGCCCGCACCACTTACCTTTCGGTGCGTACCTGACTAAATAGTAGGTACTTGTGGCGAGTTGGGGCCGAAACGAGCATGGGGATCATGACTGAACGAAACCCCCTCCCCGCTGTCACCGTCCTCGGCCTCGGTTCCATGGGACAGGCTCTCGCCGGTACCTTCCTGGACGCCGGCCACCCCACCACCATCTGGAACCGCTCGCCCGGCAAGGGCGATGACCTGATAGCCCGCGGGGCCTCCCGCGCCGCCACCCCGGCCGACGCGGTCCGCGCCGGCGAGGTCGTCGTCGTATGCGTTCTCAACTACGACGCCGCGCAGAAGATCCTCGACCAGGTGACCGCCGCCGACCTCGCCGGGCGGGTCCTCGTGAACCTCACCTCCGACACCCCGGAGCGCGCCCGCGAGGCCGCCGCCCGCGCCGCGGAACTCGGCGTCGACTATCTGGACGGCGCGGTCATGGTGCCGGTCCCGATGATCGGGACGCCGGACGCCCTGATCTTCCACAGCGGTTCGCGGTCCGCCTACGAGAAGTACGAGGGGACGCTCAAGGCCCTCGGCGGGCAGAGCGCCTACGTCGGCGAGGACCACGGGCTCGCCGCCGTCTTCGACCTCTCCGTGCTGGATTTCTTCTGGACCGCG
This window contains:
- a CDS encoding DsbA family protein, which codes for MDEQAPAGVRVDFWFDPVCPYTWITSRWLREVERVRDIAVRWRVMSLAVLNEGRDVDPEDPEGLYGEYMKAPGRVCAAVRERHGNAALGRYLDALGVRLHERQDWSGMTAALAEAGLPADLESVAMTTEYDAVVRASHEEAVALVGEDVGTPVLAVEVAGALFGPVVSPAPRGEAAGRLWDGVVLMSGVECFHEFKRPYGSPDFG
- a CDS encoding NAD(P)-dependent oxidoreductase; this encodes MTERNPLPAVTVLGLGSMGQALAGTFLDAGHPTTIWNRSPGKGDDLIARGASRAATPADAVRAGEVVVVCVLNYDAAQKILDQVTAADLAGRVLVNLTSDTPERAREAAARAAELGVDYLDGAVMVPVPMIGTPDALIFHSGSRSAYEKYEGTLKALGGQSAYVGEDHGLAAVFDLSVLDFFWTAMHGLVHGFSLAGRDGVRAAALVPFLKANVALVESAVERTAADIDAGTYPGIVDNLAMEAEGIEHIVHAAEHRGLDATALRGVLAAARRAVDLGHGADTWTSTIEGIRNPA